The genomic region TGCTGGCGCTGCATTTGCCAAAACTCTATCTCGACATGCTGTTCGTCGCGCCCGCCTATCAGGGCCAATCGCTCGGCCGCCAATTGCTTGGCTTCACGCGCACACAAATGCCCGACGAGATGTCTCTGCGCTGCATCCGCGAGAACGAAAAAGCCTGGCGCTGGTACGAGCGCGAGGGCTTTGTGTTCGAGAAAGAAGAGGTCGAGCCGTCGAACGGATTCATGATGAAGTATTATCGGTGGCGGCGGCAGCGACCCGCCGGATAGGCAGTGGTCGCCTGGTGCAGCTTGCGGTTGTCACGGTTCCAATTTACTGTGGCGTATCCGCCGTCCTCCTGCCCCCTGATCTCCCGGAATCGATGCTTCGAATTGCTGTCTCGCTGATCGCGTTGCTGTCCCTGCTCACCACGGCAGCCGCGCAAAGCCCCTCCCGCAACCACCGCGCCTCCCGCTCAGACGGCGGCGCCAGCCAAGAAGGCAGTCAAGAAGGCGGCGCCGAAGGCCAAACCGGCTGCACAACAGCCAGTTGCGGCGGAGAGCGGCCCCTGTCAGATCGGCGTCATTTCCGCGATCGGAGACCAGTTCTCGGTGCAACATGTCGGCCTCACGATGTTCGGCAACGAGTATATGGAGGCGCCGATCGAGACGTGGGGTATCGATGATCTGTTCGTCGCGAGGGTTCGCGCCACGGCTCCCGGCACGGCTGTCCGAAAGGTCGCTTACGCAAGCGGAGCCTTCAGGCCGTACTATCATCCGGAAGCGAAACTGTTCCGCAATGACCGCGACGACCTGACGGCGCTGGTGCGGCAGATCGCCGGAGCTGCAAATTGCGAACGCTACGTCGTAGCCACGAAAGCCCGCGTTTCGGTGGATGGCACCAATCAATCAATCGAGGGCCTCGGGGTCTACAAGAATTGGGCGAGCCCTTCCGGGCGCGGCGTCGTGGTTTCCTATTTCCGCATAAACGTTTTTGACGGACGGACTTTCGACATCCATCGGGCGCCTACCCGCAGCTTCGGCGATGTGATTGCTTCGAGTTTCTCCAACAAGAACGACAATATGCAAATCCTCAACAATCTCGAATTTCCCAAGACCCCTGAACAGGTGACCAGCAGTGCATTGCTGCGTGACAGCACACGCAGCCTGCTCACGGCCCAGCTGGACAGGTATCTACCCGCGTATATCAAGGGCGAGTAAGCGCCTTTGCCGAGGGGACGCGACAAAGACTATCGCTCGTCCGCTTCCTGCGGCTGGGCTGCATTTGACGTTTTGGCCCGGCTCGTCGTCCTTGCGGCCGTCGCGTGGTGCTTTTCGACATCTGCTTGGGCGCAGACCAAATTGGTACCACCAGGGGCGGAAACGGCAGGATCAGCCGTCAAGCAAAGCAACAACAAGACGACCACGCGGCGTGAAGCGACGGGCAAACCCGCTCCCGTGGTCGGCGGCCCGTGCGACTTCGGTGTCGTCGTCACCACCGGCGATGAGTTCACCGTGCTGACGACCGGCCTGACCGTATTTCAGCACAAGAAGACGGTCGTCCCGATCCCGGGCTGGGGACTCAATGATCTGATCTTCGCGCGGATCTCGCGCCACGATCCCTGCCGGCGTGTCCGTTCTGGAGAATCCCCTACAACCCGGCGAAATTTCCTCCCCGCGATGAGTCCAAGGACACATTGAAGGACAGGTTGTTCCGCGATCTCAATGCGGAGCTGGCCCAATACATGCGCGACGTCGCGAAAGGAACGAATTGCCGGCACTACATCCAGATCCTCAATTCAATCAGCCCTTTCGGGTCATCCAACTATACGGTCCGCGGCTTCGGCATCCTCAACCATGATGTGGTGCTCGGGCGTCGCATCTATCTCTACGCCCTGGCGTTTGTCCGCATCTTCGATGGGCGCGACTTCTCCGTTGTCAGACAGAGTTCTGCGCTGATCAACACGCATCATTCCCTTATGGTGCAGAGGCTCCTGGGCGTGCAAATCGGCGGCCCCTATCGCGAACTACCCGCAGAATCGTTTCCAACCCGCCCTGAAGATGCCGCCGACAATCCCGCACTGCGCGACGACGTGCGTGCCATGCTGACGGAAAGCCTCGACAAGACGCTGCCGCTGCTGATCGGGGTTCAACGAGCGGCGCGCAACAGCGACGCGCGCTGATCGACACGTCCTTCGCAGCAGGAACTGGTCTCGATTATTGAGAAATCGTGGGCACGTCGCTTGCGCGCCTTTGCCCACTCTACGAGAGCTAATCCTGCGCCTTCAAATCGTCCGGCCGCGGCATCAGGACGGTGTTGTAGCCGGAATCGACATAGTGGATCTCGCCGGTCACGCCGCCGGAGAGATCCGACAACAGATACAGCGCCGAGCCGCCGAGCTCGTCGAGCGTCACGCCCCGGCGGAGCGGCGAATGTTTTTGCATGAAGGCGAACATCGCGCGCGCCTCGCCGATGCCGGAGCCGGCGAGCGTGCGGATCGGGCCGGCGGAGATCGCGTTGACGCGGATGCCGCGCGGTCCGAAATCCGAGGCGAGATAGCGCACCGAGGCTTCCA from Bradyrhizobium lupini harbors:
- a CDS encoding GNAT family N-acetyltransferase; this translates as MSHPIIRPARADEYDEIGRIWMESWVSTGLGETSDFLLANLRARIRRETEDGWSLFVADDDGTIAAMLALHLPKLYLDMLFVAPAYQGQSLGRQLLGFTRTQMPDEMSLRCIRENEKAWRWYEREGFVFEKEEVEPSNGFMMKYYRWRRQRPAG